The Haloplanus sp. GDY1 genomic sequence GACCGGAGGCGATCGAGAAGGCACGACGGATCGAACGCGAAGGCCTCCCGCGGCGAGTCCCGCGAATCGTGATGTTCGAGTTGTGGGTCGCGGTCGGGAAGGGTACACGGACAGAACACAACCGACGGAAGTTCGAACGACTGCTCGATGGGCTTCCACAGGTCGAACTCACGGCATCGATAGCGAAGCGGGCGGGAGAAATCGAGGGAGAAACGCAGGCGGCCGACCCGAACGACATCGGTGTCGGGTCCGCGGATGCGATCATCGCGGCGACGGCAATCGACGTGGGAGAGCCGGTCGTGACGGATGACGAGCGGGACTTCGTGACCCGGATACAGGAGCAGGCAGGGGTATCGGAGTTAGAGGTCGAACTGTACGCGGCCGAGTAGAACCACGCGACGGCGTCACGCGGCCGATACGGTGCGGACGTACGGCGGGCCACCTCCGGAGGCGGTTGCGGGGTTCCTTTCCGAGGAGACGGCAGAAGGGATGCGCGAAGCTATCGCCGCGAAGCACTACCGCGACGATCTCCGGAACAAGGAGCAGGTGGCGGACGAGCTGTCGACGGAGATCGCCGAGGAACTCCACACGCCGTGGTTGCCGGTGGAACGCGAGACACGAGTCGGAACGGAAGAGTAGCGCGACGACCGTCCGAAGGGTTATTCGTATACGCACGCATAGCGTTTGTATATGTCCGATGCCGACAGCGGAACTGGAGGCGACGGACCGGAGACGGTCCAGATCAATCTCCGTCTGAGCAAGGCCTTCCTCGAGGATATCGACGCGACGTGGCAGGAACAGGGGTTCAACTCCCGAAGCGAGTTCCTCCGCTACGCCGCTCGGGACGCGATCAAACACCCCGAGTTCTCACGGGAGGGGTGGAAACAGATCGCGGCGAGCGAGCACGAACTGCGTTCCGGTGACGCGGAGCTGGTGTCGCGGGAGGAAGTCGTCGAGATGATGGACCGCGACGAGAATGACGAGTGACTGGACCTGGAAGTTCACCCAACGCGCTGCGGATCAGTTCGACGGGCTCGATCCGCACGTCCAGGACCGAACCGTCTCGAAGCTCGACGAAGTGGTGGACTCGGAGTGGCGGGAGCCGTCGGACTTCCTCGAACCGCTAACCGGCGGGCCGTTCTCCAAACTGCGGGTCGGACAGTATCGCCTCGCCTGCGTGCTCGATCACGGAACGTCCACACTCGAAGTCCGCAGAATCGAGCATCGAAGCGGTGCCTACACGGCCGACGACTGACGAAGGCAACGGTCAGAAGAGATTCCCGACACGCTCGCACGGTTGCTCGTGGAGCGCGGGCGTACCGAGTTCCGGCGGCTCGTTCCAACAGTCGGAACAGTGCCGGTAGAACGCGACCAGCCCACCGGTGAGTGGCTCGGGGTCGCGCCACTCGGTCCGGTCGGACCGAAGTGAACTCTCGCAGACAGGTCGGGGGTCGAACCACCTGGTTCGGTCACGCCGACCACCCCCGACTGACCCGGGGGAATGAAGCGGCAAGAACAGCTGCTATACGTATAAAGAGTATGGACTGTCCGGATTCGAATCCTTCCCTGCGGTTTTTCCCCAAGTTTTTGCGAGGGAGCGCAGCGACCGAGCAAAAAGTGGGAGTGGGACTGTCCGGATTCGAATCCTTCCCTGCGGTTTTTCCCCAAGTTTTTGCGAGGGAGCGCAGCGACCGAGCAAAAAGTGGGAGTGGGACTGTCCGGATTCGAATCCTTCCCTGCGGTTTTTCCCCAAGTTTTTGCGAGGGAGCGCAGCGACCGAGCAAAAAGTGGGAGTGGGACCGCCCGGATTCGAACCGGGGTCACGGGCACCCAAGGCCCGAAGTATACCAGGCTAACCCACGGTCCCGTACGAACACTTGCCTCTCGCGCCCGCTAAAGGATTTCGTTCGACCTCAGTCGGCACCGATTTCGCAGCCGTCGACGTACTCGACGTCGTCGATGGAGTCGATGGGGTCGTCGCCACACACCGGGCAGTCGGGATCCTTCGCGTAGGGCACCGTCTCGAAGGTCATGTCCATCGCGTCGTAGAAGAGCATCCGGCCGATCAGGGGGTCGCCGGCGTCGAGCAGGAGTTTGACGGCCTCGGTGGCCTGGATGCAGCCCACGGTGCCGGGGAGGACGCCGAGGACGCCCGTGGTCGCACAGTCGGGGACGGTACCCGGTTCGGGCGCCTCGCGGAACAGACACCGGTAGCAGGGCCCGTCGGGATGAAGCGTCGTGACCTGGCCCTCGAACTTGTAGATGGCGCCGTGGGAGACGGGGACCCCGGCGAGTCGGGCGGTGTCGTTGACGAGATAGCGCGTCGGGAAGTTGTCGGAGGCGTCGACGACCACGTCGTAGTCCTCGATCAGGTCGGCGTCGTCCCGGTCGAGACGCGTCTCGTACGTCTCGACGTCGACGTCGGGATTGAGCGTCGCCACGAAGTCCTTCGCGCTGTCGACTTTGGGGCGACCCACGTCGCTATCCCCGTGGATCACCTGCCGCTGGAGGTTCGATCGCTCGACCACGTCGTCGTCGACGACGCCGATGCGACCCACGCCCGCGGCCGCGAGGTACTGGATGACGGGCGCACCGAGCCCGCCGGCACCGACGACGAGCGCGCTCGAATCTAACAGGCGCTGCTGCCCCTCCGGACCGACCTCGTCCATGATGATGTGTCGGGAGTAGCGATCCAGCTGTGTCGAATCGAGCGAGAGCCCACTCATACCACACTCTCGGGGAGCGACGTGGATAAATCCGTGCCGTTCGGGCGCGGTCGGCGCCAGCCGTGATAAACCGAATACGGCGATACGGAATCGGGACGATGCGGTGGGTGGCTACCTGGACCGACGGCGGCGAGACGGTGTCCGTACCCTCTTTGCCCGGGCGAACGAGCACCGGATATGGCCCTCCGTGATCGACTCCGTCCGTGGCACGCGCTGATGGTCCTGGTCCTCCTCGCGGGAACGGGCGTCTCCCTGTCGCGTGCCGGCACCGTCACCGGCGAGACGCTGCTTCGCGCCCTCCTCTCGGGGCTGGTGGGACTCGTCCTCTTCCAGTTCACCGTCGGCAACGTCTGGGGGTACGCCGTCGAGTACTACAACGCCGGCGGGTCGTGGACCGACCTGCCGTTCCTGACGCCGTTCGGCCTCGCCGCGGTAGCGGGCGTCGCCGCGGGGGTTCGAACCGGCAGCGTCGGGGTCGGCGCCTGGGTTGCCTTCTGGGTGTTCGTACTCGTCGCGGCGGCCGTCGCACTGGGGACGTGGCT encodes the following:
- the ubaA gene encoding SAMP-activating enzyme E1 → MSGLSLDSTQLDRYSRHIIMDEVGPEGQQRLLDSSALVVGAGGLGAPVIQYLAAAGVGRIGVVDDDVVERSNLQRQVIHGDSDVGRPKVDSAKDFVATLNPDVDVETYETRLDRDDADLIEDYDVVVDASDNFPTRYLVNDTARLAGVPVSHGAIYKFEGQVTTLHPDGPCYRCLFREAPEPGTVPDCATTGVLGVLPGTVGCIQATEAVKLLLDAGDPLIGRMLFYDAMDMTFETVPYAKDPDCPVCGDDPIDSIDDVEYVDGCEIGAD
- a CDS encoding ribbon-helix-helix domain-containing protein, which translates into the protein MSDADSGTGGDGPETVQINLRLSKAFLEDIDATWQEQGFNSRSEFLRYAARDAIKHPEFSREGWKQIAASEHELRSGDAELVSREEVVEMMDRDENDE
- a CDS encoding PIN domain-containing protein; this encodes MILDTNFLIDLDNDRPEAIEKARRIEREGLPRRVPRIVMFELWVAVGKGTRTEHNRRKFERLLDGLPQVELTASIAKRAGEIEGETQAADPNDIGVGSADAIIAATAIDVGEPVVTDDERDFVTRIQEQAGVSELEVELYAAE
- a CDS encoding type II toxin-antitoxin system RelE family toxin: MTSDWTWKFTQRAADQFDGLDPHVQDRTVSKLDEVVDSEWREPSDFLEPLTGGPFSKLRVGQYRLACVLDHGTSTLEVRRIEHRSGAYTADD